In Harpia harpyja isolate bHarHar1 chromosome Z, bHarHar1 primary haplotype, whole genome shotgun sequence, a single window of DNA contains:
- the UGCG gene encoding ceramide glucosyltransferase isoform X1, whose protein sequence is MAVLALALEGLAIFGLILFVVLWLMHFMSIIYTRLHLNKKATDKQPYSKLPGVSLLKPLKGVDPNLINNLETFFELDYPKYEVLLCVQDHDDPAIDVCKKLLGKYPNVDARLFIGGKKVGINPKINNLMPGYEVAKYDLIWICDSGIRVTPDTLTDMANQMTEKVGLVHGLPYVADRQGFAATLEQVYFGTSHPRSYISANLTGFKCVTGMSCLMRKDVLDQAGGLIAFAQYIAEDYFMAKAIADRGWKFAMATQVAMQNSGSYSISQFQSRMIRWAKLRINMLPATIICEPISECFVASLVIGWAAHHVFRWDIMVFFMCHCLAWFIFDYIQLKGVQGGALCFSKLDYAVAWFIRESMTIYIFLSALWDPTISWRTGRYRLRCGGTAEEILDV, encoded by the exons ACGCCTCCACCTCAATAAGAAAGCCACAGACAAACAGCCATATAGCAAGCTTCCTGGTGTTTCACTTCTAAAGCCGTTAAAAGGTGTGGATCCTAACCTGATCAACAACTTAGAAACCTTCTTTGAACTGGATTATCCAAAA TATGAAGTACTACTCTGTGTACAAGATCATGATGATCCAGCTATTGATGTCTGCAAAAAGCTCCTTGGCAAATACCCGAATGTTGATGCTAGACTGTTTATAG GTGGCAAGAAGGTTGGCATCAACCCCAAGATTAACAACTTAATGCCTGGCTATGAAGTTGCCAAATATGATCTCATATGGATTTGTGATAGTGGAATCAGAG TAACACCAGACACTCTGACAGATATGGCCAATCAAATGACTGAAAAAGTAGGCTTGGTCCACGGGCTTCCCTATGTTGCAGACAGACAGGGGTTTGCTGCTACCCTTGAACAG GTTTATTTTGGAACTTCACATCCAAGGTCATATATTTCAGCCAACTTAACTGGCTTTAAGTGTGTAACAGGAATGTCATGCTTGATGAGGAAGGATGTCTTGGACCAGGCTGGAGGACTGATAGCTTTTGCACAATATATTGCTGAAGATTACTTTATGGCCAAAGCTATAGCTGACCG gGGCTGGAAATTTGCGATGGCCACACAAGTTGCAATGCAAAACTCTGGTTCATATTCTATTTCTCAGTTTCAGTCCAGAATGATCAG GTGGGCCAAACTGCGAATTAATATGTTGCCTGCCACAATAATTTGTGAGCCAATCTCGGAGTGCTTTGTTGCCAGTCTAGTTATTGGATGGGCAGCTCATCATGTGTTTAGATGGGATATAATGGTATTTTTCATGTGTCACTGCTTGGCATGGTTTATATTTGACTACATTCAACTAAAAGGTGTTCAG GGTGGTGCTCTGTGTTTTTCAAAACTTGATTATGCAGTAGCTTGGTTCATCAGAGAATCCATgacaatttatatttttctatctGCTTTGTGGGACCCCACTATTAGCTGGAGGACAGGACGCTACAGATTACGGTGTGGAGGCACTGCAGAAGAAATTCTTGATGTATAG
- the UGCG gene encoding ceramide glucosyltransferase isoform X2 yields the protein MSSLPGLLCPSGQRRLHLNKKATDKQPYSKLPGVSLLKPLKGVDPNLINNLETFFELDYPKYEVLLCVQDHDDPAIDVCKKLLGKYPNVDARLFIGGKKVGINPKINNLMPGYEVAKYDLIWICDSGIRVTPDTLTDMANQMTEKVGLVHGLPYVADRQGFAATLEQVYFGTSHPRSYISANLTGFKCVTGMSCLMRKDVLDQAGGLIAFAQYIAEDYFMAKAIADRGWKFAMATQVAMQNSGSYSISQFQSRMIRWAKLRINMLPATIICEPISECFVASLVIGWAAHHVFRWDIMVFFMCHCLAWFIFDYIQLKGVQGGALCFSKLDYAVAWFIRESMTIYIFLSALWDPTISWRTGRYRLRCGGTAEEILDV from the exons atgtccagccttcctggactcctttgcccttcaggacaaAG ACGCCTCCACCTCAATAAGAAAGCCACAGACAAACAGCCATATAGCAAGCTTCCTGGTGTTTCACTTCTAAAGCCGTTAAAAGGTGTGGATCCTAACCTGATCAACAACTTAGAAACCTTCTTTGAACTGGATTATCCAAAA TATGAAGTACTACTCTGTGTACAAGATCATGATGATCCAGCTATTGATGTCTGCAAAAAGCTCCTTGGCAAATACCCGAATGTTGATGCTAGACTGTTTATAG GTGGCAAGAAGGTTGGCATCAACCCCAAGATTAACAACTTAATGCCTGGCTATGAAGTTGCCAAATATGATCTCATATGGATTTGTGATAGTGGAATCAGAG TAACACCAGACACTCTGACAGATATGGCCAATCAAATGACTGAAAAAGTAGGCTTGGTCCACGGGCTTCCCTATGTTGCAGACAGACAGGGGTTTGCTGCTACCCTTGAACAG GTTTATTTTGGAACTTCACATCCAAGGTCATATATTTCAGCCAACTTAACTGGCTTTAAGTGTGTAACAGGAATGTCATGCTTGATGAGGAAGGATGTCTTGGACCAGGCTGGAGGACTGATAGCTTTTGCACAATATATTGCTGAAGATTACTTTATGGCCAAAGCTATAGCTGACCG gGGCTGGAAATTTGCGATGGCCACACAAGTTGCAATGCAAAACTCTGGTTCATATTCTATTTCTCAGTTTCAGTCCAGAATGATCAG GTGGGCCAAACTGCGAATTAATATGTTGCCTGCCACAATAATTTGTGAGCCAATCTCGGAGTGCTTTGTTGCCAGTCTAGTTATTGGATGGGCAGCTCATCATGTGTTTAGATGGGATATAATGGTATTTTTCATGTGTCACTGCTTGGCATGGTTTATATTTGACTACATTCAACTAAAAGGTGTTCAG GGTGGTGCTCTGTGTTTTTCAAAACTTGATTATGCAGTAGCTTGGTTCATCAGAGAATCCATgacaatttatatttttctatctGCTTTGTGGGACCCCACTATTAGCTGGAGGACAGGACGCTACAGATTACGGTGTGGAGGCACTGCAGAAGAAATTCTTGATGTATAG